The Candidatus Omnitrophota bacterium DNA window ACATTTGATTTTGATAAGGTGACGGAGTTTACACTTGGTCAGTTCAGCAGTGAGTCCAAATCCAGTCTTGGTGATTATGCGGACAGACGGTTTACCGGAAATTGCTGAAAAAAGCGGGAAAACCCGAGAAATGTGAGATGTGCGGTAATAAAGATAAAAGAGTTCTGGCCGTGCATCATAAAGACGGAAATAGGAAAAATAACAAAAATGATAATTTGCAATGGTTGTGCAGGAATTGCCATTGTCTTATACATTTAGTTTAATATGCGCAATGGTGGCTATGGTGTAATGGCAGCACTAGAGATTGTGGTTCTCTCAGCGCGGGTTCGACTCCCGTTAGCCACCCCAAAAAAGGGACTGTCACCCTTTTTCCGGCTTCGGCCGGGGCAAAGTTAAAAAAATGATTTATTATATTATCACACTCATCGTATCGTTTGCCGTCTCGGCGGCGCTTATGCCGCTGTGCATGCGTCTGGCTAAAAGATTAAACGTGATGGACAGGCCCACCACGGCGGTGAAGACTCATCTTTCCGCGGTGCCTTATCTGGGCGGCGCGGCTATTTTCGCGGGTATTATACTCTCTCTGACGGCGATACGCTTTATAAGCAATTTCCCCACAGGCACCCTTTACACGCTCAGGGGCATTTTCCTGGGCGCGGGCATAATCTTCCTGCTGGGTTTGTCCGACGATATAGCGCCGCTG harbors:
- a CDS encoding HNH endonuclease, encoding MLKKAGKPEKCEMCGNKDKRVLAVHHKDGNRKNNKNDNLQWLCRNCHCLIHLV